A genome region from Megalobrama amblycephala isolate DHTTF-2021 linkage group LG18, ASM1881202v1, whole genome shotgun sequence includes the following:
- the ecscr gene encoding endothelial cell-specific chemotaxis regulator isoform X1, producing MELLLFLLILTIASSSVISAGNDLTSTALPDTTSSPRSVDSKTVQTEKTVSSTVSFQHEDVMTNHTSTTVSTTTASLSSRHSGGTDGSSLSSTNSTPEVQTEKTVSSTVSSTVSSQHENVMMTNHTSTTVSTTTAPLSSRHTGGTDGSSLYSSNSTPVGAYERPMTSTTVISNVSMPEMTATPSQAPDSSLTLLAFGVMSLILILIVVMVILVTAINIRGRCKDTRQHKGIKSYDSVVLDSNVSSNCEKESITLVSVRTINTENNTDSPQISSVHSTTVDNEDQELARDLLGIKDGV from the exons ATGGAGCTGCTTCTCTTTCTTCTCATTCTTACGATTGCGTCTTCATCAGTCATCTCAGCAG GAAATGACCTCACAAGTACGGCCCTTCCAGATACAACTTCATCACCACGGTCTGTTGATTCAAAAACAG tCCAAACAGAAAAAACTGTGTCTTCTACTGTTTCATTTCAACATGAGGATGTCATGACCAACCACACCTCAACAACCGTGAGCACAACCACAGCTTCTTTATCTTCCAGACACTCAG GCGGTACTGATGGATCCAGCCTCTCTTCTACAAATAGCACACCAG aagTCCAAACAGAAAAAACTGTGTCTTCTACAGTGTCTTCTACTGTTTCATCTCAACATGAGAATGTCATGATGACCAACCACACCTCAACAACCGTGAGCACAACCACAGCTCCTTTATCTTCCAGACACACAG GCGGTACTGATGGATCCAGCCTCTACTCTTCAAATAGCACACCAG TGGGTGCTTACGAACGTCCAATGACTTCAACAACAGTTATTTCAAACGTCAGCATGCCAGAAATGACGGCAACGCCTTCACAAGCACCAGACAGCAGTCTCACTTTGCTTGCCTTTG GTGTGATGAGCCTTATACTCATTTTAATTGTTGTCATGGTGATCTTGGTGACCGCTATCAACATCAGGGGACGGTGTAAAGATACCAGGCAGCACAAGG gtatTAAAAGCTATGACTCTGTGGTATTGGACAG CAACGTGAGCAGCAACTGTGAGAAAGAGAGCATCACTCTTGTCTCTGTGAGGACAATAAACACAGAAAACA ATACAGATTCTCCTCAGATCTCTTCAGTTCACAGCACTACAGTGGACAATGAGGACCAAGAACTTGCCAGAGACTTGCTGGGGATCAAAGATGGAGTTTGA
- the ecscr gene encoding endothelial cell-specific chemotaxis regulator isoform X2 encodes MELLLFLLILTIASSSVISAGNDLTSTALPDTTSSPRSVDSKTVQTEKTVSSTVSFQHEDVMTNHTSTTVSTTTASLSSRHSGGTDGSSLSSTNSTPVGAYERPMTSTTVISNVSMPEMTATPSQAPDSSLTLLAFGVMSLILILIVVMVILVTAINIRGRCKDTRQHKGIKSYDSVVLDSNVSSNCEKESITLVSVRTINTENNTDSPQISSVHSTTVDNEDQELARDLLGIKDGV; translated from the exons ATGGAGCTGCTTCTCTTTCTTCTCATTCTTACGATTGCGTCTTCATCAGTCATCTCAGCAG GAAATGACCTCACAAGTACGGCCCTTCCAGATACAACTTCATCACCACGGTCTGTTGATTCAAAAACAG tCCAAACAGAAAAAACTGTGTCTTCTACTGTTTCATTTCAACATGAGGATGTCATGACCAACCACACCTCAACAACCGTGAGCACAACCACAGCTTCTTTATCTTCCAGACACTCAG GCGGTACTGATGGATCCAGCCTCTCTTCTACAAATAGCACACCAG TGGGTGCTTACGAACGTCCAATGACTTCAACAACAGTTATTTCAAACGTCAGCATGCCAGAAATGACGGCAACGCCTTCACAAGCACCAGACAGCAGTCTCACTTTGCTTGCCTTTG GTGTGATGAGCCTTATACTCATTTTAATTGTTGTCATGGTGATCTTGGTGACCGCTATCAACATCAGGGGACGGTGTAAAGATACCAGGCAGCACAAGG gtatTAAAAGCTATGACTCTGTGGTATTGGACAG CAACGTGAGCAGCAACTGTGAGAAAGAGAGCATCACTCTTGTCTCTGTGAGGACAATAAACACAGAAAACA ATACAGATTCTCCTCAGATCTCTTCAGTTCACAGCACTACAGTGGACAATGAGGACCAAGAACTTGCCAGAGACTTGCTGGGGATCAAAGATGGAGTTTGA
- the LOC125252667 gene encoding serine/threonine-protein kinase pim-2-like yields MSPRRCTDDQASLQDVICTVEDSDHQEPPSSSPEVSPAPVDQRVEDVQPQDQDSPASLSVGECPPHLLRQLDCDEIMRIENHICWKYTIGKKIGEGGFGSVFEGVRCKDGLVVAVKFTAKTENKPYISLPDHPRPVPLEVALTVLANQGPSCAHIIKLIDWQDHPNQTIMVLERPIPCMDMHSFWEHHGGLFSEELARHFMQQVIDAAAVCCSRGVFHRDIKMPNLLVNTETLEVKLIDFGCGDLLRSSSYLTYSGTARYCPPEYFTKGEYHANQATVWSLGLHLEEMLFHDWFKVAL; encoded by the exons ATGAGCCCCAGGAGGTGTACTGATG ATCAGGCTTCTCTACAGGATGTCATCTGTACTGTGGAGGACAGTGATCATCAGGAACCTCCTTCCAGTAGTCCTGAAGTCTCTCCTGCTCCCGTGGACCAGCGAGTGGAGGACGTCCAGCCTCAAGATCAGGACAGTCCAGCCAGTCTGTCAGTGGGTGAATGTCCACCACATCTGCTGAGACAGCTGGACTGTGATGAGATCATGAGGATTGAGA ACCACATTTGCTGGAAATACACCATAGGCAAGAAGATTGGGGAAGGAGGATTCGGCTCTGTCTTTGAAGGGGTCCGTTGCAAGGATGGCCTTGTGGTGGCTGTGAAATTTACAGCAAAGACAGAGAACAAGCCTTACATCAGCCTT CCTGACCATCCCAGGCCAGTTCCCCTTGAGGTGGCCCTGACAGTCTTGGCCAATCAAGGCCCCAGCTGTGCCCATATCATTAAGCTGATAGACTGGCAGGACCATCCCAACCAGACCATCATGGTCTTAGAGCGGCCCATACCCTGTATGGACATGCACAGTTTTTGGGAGCATCACGGCGGCCTCTTCAGTGAGGAGTTGGCGCGTCATTTCATGCAGCAGGTGATTGACGCTGCTGCCGTCTGCTGTTCCCGGGGGGTCTTCCACCGGGACATCAAGATGCCCAACCTCCTGGTCAACACAGAGACCCTTGAGGTTAAATTGATTGATTTTGGCTGTGGGGACCTCCTGAGAAGCTCGTCCTACCTCACCTACAGTG GGACAGCAAGGTACTGCCCTCCGGAGTACTTCACGAAGGGTGAGTACCATGCGAATCAGGCAACGGTGTGGTCGCTGGGGCTTCATCTGGAGGAGATGCTCTTCCATGACTGGTTCAAG GTTGCCCTGTAG